A stretch of the Desulfobacter sp. genome encodes the following:
- a CDS encoding GFA family protein, giving the protein MEHSLGYEYASLEDKKFIPKYKAACFCGAVQYEVSADPVDAKICHCQVCQTLHGAPMQWAAIFHKHHVRLTAGLDHLVFFNSELGRRERILPCKVSCGNCGTPIADEGRRMWLAFPSLFDFQHPAKVPDPFKPTCHLFYGNRVIDLQDDLPKWAGHKNHSTRL; this is encoded by the coding sequence ATGGAACATTCATTGGGATATGAGTATGCCTCTTTGGAAGATAAAAAATTTATTCCAAAGTACAAGGCAGCCTGCTTTTGCGGGGCGGTTCAATACGAGGTCAGCGCGGATCCGGTTGATGCTAAAATTTGCCATTGCCAGGTTTGCCAGACCTTACACGGTGCCCCCATGCAGTGGGCTGCGATCTTTCACAAACATCATGTCAGGCTGACGGCGGGTTTGGATCATCTGGTTTTCTTCAACAGCGAGCTGGGCAGGCGAGAACGGATTTTACCCTGCAAGGTGAGCTGCGGCAATTGCGGCACCCCCATTGCCGATGAAGGCCGCAGGATGTGGCTGGCCTTCCCCTCATTGTTTGATTTCCAACATCCAGCCAAGGTGCCGGACCCGTTCAAACCCACCTGTCATCTCTTCTATGGCAATCGGGTGATTGATCTTCAGGATGATT
- a CDS encoding nitroreductase family protein: MELFEAIHTRRSIRKYTDQKIPESLGQKILAAAMMAPSAGDERAWQFILVTDSAKKHQIKTVHPYVPMITKAPLGILVCGDLSQEKYEGYWPQDCSAAMQNLLLAAHASGLGAVWTGIYPLEDRVEKFSNIFSLPDHIIPFGLAVMGWPAQKLPSKERYTERCIHRNTWEEKKRD, encoded by the coding sequence ATGGAATTATTCGAAGCAATTCATACCAGACGAAGCATCAGAAAATACACGGATCAAAAAATCCCAGAATCCCTGGGCCAAAAGATTTTGGCCGCGGCCATGATGGCACCCAGTGCCGGAGACGAGCGGGCCTGGCAGTTTATCCTTGTCACGGATAGTGCAAAAAAACATCAGATTAAAACCGTTCACCCCTATGTGCCCATGATCACAAAAGCCCCTTTGGGCATCCTTGTTTGCGGAGATCTGTCCCAAGAAAAATACGAGGGGTATTGGCCCCAGGACTGCTCAGCAGCCATGCAGAACCTGCTTTTAGCCGCCCATGCAAGCGGCCTTGGTGCGGTGTGGACAGGGATTTATCCTCTGGAGGACCGGGTGGAAAAATTCAGCAACATATTCAGTTTGCCGGATCACATCATTCCCTTTGGCCTTGCGGTCATGGGATGGCCGGCCCAGAAATTACCGTCAAAAGAGCGGTATACTGAAAGATGTATCCACCGCAATACCTGGGAAGAAAAAAAGAGGGATTAA
- a CDS encoding IS3 family transposase (programmed frameshift) → MEGAHRATGIGASLGGQDSIPDPEVPEKKPRRNFTASYKLRILQEVENCNESGGIGRILRREGLYSSNLADWRKARNKGLLNAMAPRKRGRKSKEKNPLATEVARLQKEKSKLEHKLKQAELIIEAQKKNFSDPGNPTKSGRPQRRRLMNAALTLSHDLGKKPSCEAFGVPRSSFYRFYSPKKQVKSKRGSSPLSLNPDEQQTVLDILHSDTYRDQAPYQVYASLLDKGKYYCSIRTMYRLLHKEHGSVPERRRQVNRPKYKKPELLATGPNQVWSWDITKLKSVTKWTYFYLYVIMDIFSRYVVGWMVAHREQTALAKRLIEKSCENQNILPGQLGLHADRGASMKSKGVAQLLVDLGVTKTHSRPHVSNDNPYSEAQFKTLKYCPKFPNHFGSIEDTRAFCQDFFGYYNKEHYHSGIGLVTPEQFHYGIAKEIYGSRCRTLKEAFIKNPIRFKGKIPRPPALPEAAWINKPEQEEKDKIGA, encoded by the exons ATGGAAGGAGCCCATAGGGCGACTGGAATTGGTGCCTCCTTGGGGGGACAGGATTCAATCCCTGATCCTGAAGTTCCTGAGAAAAAGCCCCGGCGTAATTTCACTGCTTCTTATAAACTGCGTATTCTCCAAGAGGTTGAAAACTGCAATGAATCCGGAGGAATAGGTAGGATACTTCGAAGAGAGGGCCTCTATTCTTCAAATTTAGCCGATTGGCGCAAAGCCCGGAATAAAGGACTTCTCAACGCCATGGCACCTCGAAAGCGAGGGAGGAAATCCAAAGAGAAGAACCCATTGGCAACAGAGGTCGCCAGACTTCAAAAAGAAAAATCTAAATTAGAGCATAAGTTAAAACAGGCGGAACTCATCATTGAAGCCCAAAAAAAAA ATTTCTCAGATCCTGGGAATCCAACAAAATCTGGACGACCTCAAAGGAGACGACTGATGAATGCCGCCCTAACGTTAAGTCACGATCTTGGGAAAAAGCCTTCATGTGAGGCTTTCGGTGTCCCTCGCTCATCTTTTTATAGGTTTTATTCTCCGAAAAAACAGGTGAAATCAAAGCGGGGCAGCTCTCCTCTTTCTTTGAATCCTGATGAACAACAAACGGTTTTGGATATTCTTCACTCGGACACGTATCGAGACCAGGCCCCATACCAGGTCTATGCCTCTCTTCTTGATAAAGGAAAATACTATTGCTCCATCAGAACGATGTATCGGCTTCTTCACAAAGAACATGGTTCTGTGCCGGAACGAAGACGGCAGGTAAATCGCCCGAAATATAAAAAACCTGAATTGCTGGCAACAGGACCGAATCAGGTCTGGTCCTGGGATATTACCAAGTTGAAAAGTGTCACAAAATGGACTTATTTCTATCTGTATGTAATCATGGATATTTTCAGCAGGTATGTTGTCGGCTGGATGGTCGCCCATAGGGAACAAACAGCATTGGCCAAAAGGCTTATTGAGAAGTCCTGTGAAAACCAAAATATATTACCCGGTCAGCTTGGACTTCATGCAGATCGGGGAGCCAGTATGAAATCCAAAGGGGTTGCCCAACTTCTTGTCGATTTAGGGGTAACCAAAACCCACAGCAGACCGCACGTCAGCAATGATAACCCTTACTCTGAAGCTCAGTTTAAAACATTGAAATATTGTCCAAAATTTCCAAATCATTTTGGTTCGATCGAGGATACAAGAGCCTTCTGCCAGGATTTCTTTGGATACTACAATAAAGAGCATTACCATTCTGGTATTGGCCTGGTAACCCCGGAACAGTTTCATTATGGCATTGCTAAAGAGATTTATGGGTCTCGCTGTAGAACTTTGAAAGAGGCGTTTATTAAAAACCCAATACGCTTTAAGGGGAAAATCCCTCGGCCACCAGCTTTACCAGAAGCAGCCTGGATCAACAAACCGGAACAGGAAGAGAAGGATAAGATTGGAGCCTAA
- a CDS encoding molybdopterin-dependent oxidoreductase, which produces MSLMKGLGSRYNYNALAQELTGYFWACGRMLGRQNRFAIPDEHHSDMILAIGWNGMVSHQTPRAPIMLKEFSKNPDKLLAVIDPRKSETAKIANIHIPVKPGTDALLTRAMIAIILKTGIENKGYIKSHVTGFEKIRPWFEGFDIKGALALCEVEESYVYGLCKELSQRKWCMHFDLGVYMNRHSTLVTYLYMILAAVCGRLCVTGGNVIPGGLIPLGSHTDERDTKTWRTVTTDIPAINGAFPPNVVPEEILSDHPQRLRAIVASSSNPLRSYADSTAYENAFKKLDLLVTIELAMRNVSMTMRHFMPKIRLQSYPSLPVPVC; this is translated from the coding sequence ATGTCCCTCATGAAAGGTTTAGGCTCCCGGTATAATTATAATGCCCTTGCCCAGGAACTGACCGGCTATTTCTGGGCATGCGGGCGAATGCTCGGCCGTCAGAACCGGTTTGCCATTCCTGATGAACACCACAGTGATATGATCCTGGCCATTGGCTGGAACGGCATGGTGTCACACCAGACACCACGGGCCCCGATCATGTTAAAAGAGTTCTCAAAAAATCCAGATAAACTGCTGGCAGTGATTGATCCCCGAAAGTCGGAGACAGCCAAAATCGCCAATATCCATATCCCGGTTAAACCTGGTACTGATGCACTGTTAACCAGAGCAATGATCGCCATCATCCTTAAAACGGGCATTGAAAACAAAGGGTATATAAAAAGCCATGTCACAGGATTTGAAAAGATACGGCCCTGGTTTGAGGGATTTGACATTAAAGGCGCCCTTGCCCTTTGTGAGGTTGAAGAATCTTATGTATATGGATTATGCAAAGAACTTTCCCAACGCAAATGGTGCATGCATTTTGATCTTGGTGTCTATATGAACAGACACAGCACCTTGGTGACCTATTTGTATATGATCCTTGCAGCTGTTTGCGGCAGGCTGTGTGTCACTGGTGGAAATGTCATCCCCGGCGGTCTCATCCCTCTGGGCTCCCATACAGATGAACGGGACACCAAAACCTGGCGCACCGTTACCACTGATATTCCTGCAATTAATGGGGCTTTCCCTCCCAATGTGGTGCCTGAGGAAATTTTATCCGATCATCCACAGCGGCTTCGAGCAATTGTTGCCTCAAGCTCCAATCCCCTCAGATCCTATGCAGATTCAACCGCCTATGAGAATGCCTTTAAAAAACTTGACCTTCTGGTCACCATAGAGCTTGCCATGCGGAATGTGTCAATGACAATGAGACACTTTATGCCTAAAATTAGGCTCCAATCTTATCCTTCTCTTCCTGTTCCGGTTTGTTGA
- a CDS encoding IS256 family transposase, with amino-acid sequence MTEDNTEFDFQKALKGIQEGKPFTGKGGVLTSLIKNLAEAALEGELESHLGQEISANRRNGKSRKTIKSLDGKFELETPRDRAETFSPQIVKKHQTTLSDEIERKIIALYGLGMSYNDMAAHLQEIYGLEISNATLSAITDKIIHTVKEWQARPLENVYPIVWLDAIHYKVRENGKVGSKAVYTILGVNIEGRKEVLGLYISENEGANFWLQVLTDLSNRGVKDILIACVDGLKGFPEAIETIFPDTEVQLCVVHQIRNSLKYVGSKNKKEFMADLKRVYKAVNKDLAEEELDILENKWNDKYPIVIKSWRNNWERLSHFFKYPEEIRRIIYTTNTIEAVHRQFRKLTKTKGSFPNQDSLLKLLYMGIQNASKKWTMPVQNWSLTISQLAIFFEGRLDKELGI; translated from the coding sequence ATGACCGAAGACAACACCGAATTTGATTTTCAAAAAGCTCTTAAAGGTATTCAGGAAGGTAAACCCTTCACAGGTAAGGGCGGCGTCCTTACATCATTAATCAAAAATCTTGCGGAAGCTGCTCTTGAAGGAGAGTTGGAGTCCCATCTCGGACAGGAAATTTCTGCCAACCGCCGTAATGGAAAAAGCAGAAAGACCATTAAGTCCCTGGATGGTAAATTTGAGCTGGAAACCCCGCGTGACAGGGCCGAAACCTTCTCTCCACAGATCGTCAAAAAACATCAGACAACGCTCAGCGATGAAATTGAAAGAAAGATAATAGCCCTTTACGGCCTGGGCATGAGCTATAATGACATGGCTGCCCATTTACAGGAAATCTATGGACTTGAGATTTCAAATGCCACCCTTAGCGCTATTACCGATAAAATTATTCATACCGTTAAAGAATGGCAGGCCAGGCCGTTGGAAAATGTGTACCCAATCGTATGGCTTGATGCCATACATTATAAAGTACGAGAAAACGGAAAGGTCGGCAGCAAAGCCGTTTACACAATTCTTGGGGTGAATATCGAGGGCCGCAAAGAGGTTCTTGGGCTGTACATATCCGAGAATGAGGGTGCGAACTTCTGGCTGCAGGTGTTAACAGACCTTTCAAACCGAGGGGTAAAAGATATCCTGATTGCCTGTGTTGATGGTCTGAAAGGTTTTCCCGAGGCCATTGAGACCATATTCCCGGACACAGAAGTTCAACTCTGCGTAGTCCACCAGATCCGAAATTCATTGAAATACGTTGGTTCCAAAAATAAAAAGGAATTTATGGCAGATCTAAAACGTGTTTATAAAGCGGTTAATAAGGATCTGGCCGAAGAAGAACTGGATATTTTGGAAAACAAATGGAATGACAAATACCCGATTGTGATAAAATCCTGGCGGAACAACTGGGAGCGCCTCAGTCATTTCTTTAAATATCCAGAAGAGATCCGACGGATAATATACACCACAAATACCATTGAGGCTGTGCATCGACAGTTTCGAAAACTGACCAAAACAAAGGGATCGTTTCCTAACCAGGACAGCCTGTTAAAGCTGCTTTACATGGGGATCCAGAACGCCAGTAAGAAATGGACAATGCCGGTTCAAAACTGGTCACTGACAATTTCCCAGTTGGCAATTTTCTTTGAAGGCCGGCTGGATAAAGAGCTGGGAATTTGA